In Streptomyces chartreusis NRRL 3882, the following are encoded in one genomic region:
- the gatB gene encoding Asp-tRNA(Asn)/Glu-tRNA(Gln) amidotransferase subunit GatB, translating to MTTTTDLVSYEEALASYDPVMGLEVHVELGTKTKMFCGCSTALGQDANAQTCPVCLGLPGALPVVNATGVESAIKIGLALNCEIAEWCRFARKNYFYPDMPKNFQTSQYDEPIAFNGYLDVQLEDGETFRVEIERAHMEEDTGKSTHVGGATGRIHGASHSLLDYNRAGIPLIEIVTKPIVGAGERAPEVAKAYVRELREVIKALGVSEARMEMGQMRCDVNLSLRPNGTEKFGTRSETKNVNSLRSVERAARFEIQRHAAVLSSGGTIIQETRHFHEDTGSTTSGRVKEEAEDYRYFPEPDLVPVAPSREWVEELRAALPELPLVRRNRLREEWGVSATDMQAILNAGALEPIVATIEAGADAASARKWWMGELARSANESGKALDELAITPQQVARVTELVAKGDLNDKLARQVIEGVLAGEGTPDEVVDKRGLKVVSDEGALTAAVDEAIAGNPAIADKIRGGKVAAAGALVGAVMKATRGQADAARVKELILQKLGVSEG from the coding sequence GTGACCACCACGACCGACCTGGTGTCGTACGAGGAAGCACTCGCGTCGTACGACCCCGTCATGGGCCTCGAGGTCCATGTCGAACTCGGCACCAAGACCAAGATGTTCTGCGGTTGCTCGACCGCCCTCGGCCAGGACGCCAACGCGCAGACCTGCCCCGTGTGCCTCGGCCTGCCCGGCGCGCTCCCGGTCGTCAACGCGACCGGCGTCGAGTCCGCGATCAAGATCGGCCTCGCGCTGAACTGCGAGATCGCCGAGTGGTGCCGCTTCGCCCGGAAGAACTACTTCTATCCGGACATGCCGAAGAACTTCCAGACCTCCCAGTACGACGAGCCGATCGCCTTCAACGGTTACCTCGACGTACAGCTGGAGGACGGCGAGACCTTCCGCGTGGAGATCGAGCGCGCCCACATGGAGGAGGACACCGGCAAGTCCACGCACGTGGGCGGTGCGACGGGGCGCATCCACGGCGCCTCGCACTCGCTCCTGGACTACAACCGCGCCGGCATCCCGCTCATCGAGATCGTCACCAAGCCGATCGTCGGCGCGGGCGAGCGCGCCCCCGAGGTGGCGAAGGCGTACGTCCGTGAGCTGCGCGAGGTCATCAAGGCGCTCGGCGTCTCCGAGGCCCGTATGGAGATGGGCCAGATGCGCTGCGACGTGAACCTGTCGCTGCGCCCGAACGGCACCGAGAAGTTCGGCACGCGTTCCGAGACGAAGAACGTCAACTCGCTGCGGTCCGTGGAGCGCGCGGCCCGCTTCGAGATCCAGCGGCACGCGGCCGTGCTGAGCAGCGGCGGGACGATCATCCAGGAGACCCGGCACTTCCACGAGGACACGGGGTCGACGACCTCGGGCCGGGTGAAGGAGGAGGCCGAGGACTACCGGTACTTCCCGGAGCCCGATCTCGTCCCGGTGGCCCCGTCCCGGGAGTGGGTCGAGGAGCTGCGGGCCGCGCTGCCCGAGCTGCCGCTGGTCCGCCGCAACCGGCTCCGCGAGGAGTGGGGCGTCTCGGCCACCGACATGCAGGCGATCCTCAACGCCGGTGCGCTGGAGCCCATCGTCGCCACCATCGAGGCCGGGGCCGACGCCGCCTCCGCCCGCAAGTGGTGGATGGGCGAGCTGGCCCGCAGCGCCAACGAGTCGGGCAAGGCGCTCGACGAGCTGGCGATCACGCCGCAGCAGGTGGCGCGGGTCACCGAGCTGGTCGCGAAGGGCGACCTGAACGACAAGCTGGCCCGTCAGGTCATCGAAGGCGTCCTCGCGGGCGAAGGCACCCCGGACGAGGTCGTCGACAAGCGCGGTCTGAAGGTCGTCTCCGACGAGGGCGCGCTCACGGCCGCCGTCGACGAGGCGATCGCCGGCAACCCGGCCATCGCGGACAAGATCCGCGGCGGCAAGGTGGCGGCGGCCGGCGCGCTGGTCGGCGCGGTCATGAAGGCGACCCGGGGCCAGGCCGACGCGGCCCGCGTCAAGGAGCTGATCCTTCAGAAGCTGGGCGTCAGCGAGGGCTGA
- the gatC gene encoding Asp-tRNA(Asn)/Glu-tRNA(Gln) amidotransferase subunit GatC yields MPGITREEVAHLARLARLELKPEELDHFAGQLDDIIGAVARVSEVADQDVPPTSHPLPLTNVMRPDEVRPSLTPEQALSGAPAQEQQRFKVPQILGEE; encoded by the coding sequence ATGCCTGGCATCACGCGCGAGGAGGTCGCCCACCTCGCCCGGCTGGCGCGTCTGGAGCTGAAGCCCGAAGAGCTTGACCACTTCGCGGGCCAGCTGGACGACATCATCGGCGCGGTGGCCCGCGTCAGCGAGGTCGCCGACCAAGACGTACCGCCGACCTCGCACCCGCTCCCGCTGACGAACGTCATGCGCCCGGACGAGGTCCGTCCCTCGCTCACCCCCGAGCAGGCGCTCTCCGGAGCCCCGGCCCAGGAGCAGCAGCGTTTCAAGGTGCCGCAGATCCTGGGGGAGGAGTAA
- a CDS encoding methyltransferase domain-containing protein, with protein MSDIASRTSNDHLTDRLTHPRYPRSNAYDARWTIENQMGPNALWLLEWLAPALGLEQLPPGARVLDLGCGRAMTSVFLAKEYDVQVVAADLWIKPDENAARIAEAGVADRVLPVFAEAHDLPFGAGSFDAIVSVDAYQYFGTNDLYLPTVTRLLKPGGRIGVVVPALREEIDGVEPPEHLKEYWRKDPGFWAFHSPAWWRRQWTRTGAVEVETADWLEDGWRDWLLWSEVCAEESPSEFMADMARWSVELMHADEEHVLGFARVVGRRL; from the coding sequence ATGTCCGACATCGCTTCCAGGACCTCGAACGACCATCTCACTGACCGTCTGACCCACCCCCGCTACCCCCGCAGCAACGCCTACGACGCCCGCTGGACCATCGAGAACCAGATGGGCCCGAACGCTCTGTGGCTGCTGGAGTGGCTGGCCCCGGCGCTGGGCCTGGAGCAGCTGCCCCCCGGCGCGCGCGTGCTCGACCTGGGCTGCGGACGCGCCATGACGTCCGTGTTCCTCGCGAAGGAGTACGACGTCCAGGTCGTCGCCGCCGACCTGTGGATCAAGCCCGACGAGAATGCGGCGCGGATCGCCGAGGCCGGCGTCGCGGACCGCGTCCTGCCCGTGTTCGCGGAGGCGCACGACCTGCCGTTCGGCGCGGGCAGCTTCGACGCGATCGTCTCCGTCGACGCCTACCAGTACTTCGGCACCAACGATCTGTATCTGCCCACCGTGACCCGGCTGCTGAAGCCCGGCGGGCGGATCGGCGTCGTCGTACCGGCGCTGCGCGAGGAGATCGACGGCGTCGAGCCGCCGGAGCACCTGAAGGAGTACTGGCGGAAGGACCCGGGCTTCTGGGCGTTCCACTCCCCCGCCTGGTGGCGGCGGCAGTGGACGCGCACCGGGGCCGTGGAGGTCGAGACGGCCGACTGGCTGGAGGACGGCTGGCGCGACTGGCTCCTGTGGAGCGAGGTGTGCGCCGAGGAGAGCCCGAGCGAGTTCATGGCGGACATGGCTCGCTGGTCGGTGGAGCTGATGCACGCCGACGAGGAGCACGTCCTCGGTTTCGCACGCGTCGTGGGGCGCCGCCTCTGA
- the gatA gene encoding Asp-tRNA(Asn)/Glu-tRNA(Gln) amidotransferase subunit GatA, translating to MTDSPIIKLTAAETAAKIASGELTAVEVTEAHLARIEAVDEKVHAFLHVDREGALAQARAVDEKRAKGEKLGPLAGVPLALKDIFTTEGIPTTVGSKILEGWLPPYDATVTKRLKAADVVILGKTNMDEFAMGSSTENSAYGPTGNPWDLTKIPGGSGGGSSAALASFQAPLAIGTDTGGSIRQPAAVTGTVGVKPTYGGVSRYGMVAFSSSLDQGGPCARTVLDAALLHEVIAGHDPMDSTSIDAPVPPVVEAARNGSVEGMRVGVVKQFRGEGYQAGVIQRFDESVALLKELGAEIVELDCPSFDLALSAYYLIAPSECSSNLARFDGLRYGLRTGDDGTHSAEEVTSLTREAGFGPEVKRRIMLGTYALSSGYYDAYYGSAQKVRTLIKQDFDKAFEQVDVIVSPTTPTTAFPIGERADDPMAMYLADLCTIPTNLAGNAAMSLPCGLAPEDNLPVGLQIIAPVMKDDRLYKVGAAVEAAFVEKWGHPLIEEAPSL from the coding sequence ATGACGGACAGCCCCATCATCAAGCTCACGGCCGCCGAGACCGCCGCGAAGATCGCCTCCGGCGAGCTCACGGCCGTCGAGGTCACCGAGGCCCACCTCGCCCGGATCGAGGCCGTCGATGAGAAGGTGCACGCCTTCCTGCACGTCGACCGCGAGGGCGCGCTCGCCCAGGCCCGTGCCGTCGACGAGAAGCGCGCCAAGGGGGAGAAGCTCGGCCCGCTGGCCGGCGTTCCCCTGGCGCTCAAGGACATCTTCACCACCGAGGGGATCCCGACCACCGTCGGTTCGAAGATCCTCGAAGGCTGGCTCCCGCCGTACGACGCGACCGTCACCAAGCGGCTCAAGGCCGCCGACGTGGTCATCCTCGGCAAGACCAACATGGACGAGTTCGCCATGGGGTCCTCCACCGAGAACAGCGCCTACGGGCCGACCGGCAACCCCTGGGACCTGACCAAGATCCCCGGCGGCTCCGGCGGCGGTTCCTCCGCCGCGCTCGCCTCCTTCCAGGCCCCGCTCGCCATCGGCACCGACACCGGCGGCTCCATCCGCCAGCCCGCCGCCGTCACCGGCACGGTCGGCGTGAAGCCGACGTACGGCGGGGTGTCGCGGTACGGCATGGTCGCCTTCTCCTCCTCCCTGGACCAGGGCGGCCCCTGCGCCCGCACGGTCCTGGACGCGGCCCTGCTGCACGAGGTGATCGCCGGTCACGACCCGATGGACTCCACCTCGATCGACGCCCCGGTCCCGCCGGTCGTCGAGGCCGCCCGCAACGGCAGCGTCGAGGGCATGCGCGTCGGCGTCGTCAAGCAGTTCCGCGGCGAGGGCTACCAGGCCGGTGTCATCCAGCGGTTCGACGAGTCCGTCGCGCTGCTGAAGGAACTGGGCGCCGAGATCGTCGAGCTGGACTGCCCGTCCTTCGACCTCGCGCTGTCGGCGTACTACCTGATCGCGCCGTCCGAGTGCTCCTCCAACCTCGCCCGCTTCGACGGCCTGCGCTACGGCCTGCGTACCGGCGACGACGGCACGCACTCCGCCGAGGAGGTCACCTCCCTGACCCGCGAGGCCGGCTTCGGCCCCGAGGTCAAGCGCCGCATCATGCTCGGCACGTACGCGCTGTCCAGCGGCTACTACGACGCGTACTACGGCAGCGCCCAGAAGGTCCGCACGCTCATCAAGCAGGACTTCGACAAGGCGTTCGAGCAGGTCGACGTGATCGTCTCCCCGACGACCCCGACCACCGCCTTCCCGATCGGCGAGCGCGCCGACGACCCGATGGCGATGTACCTCGCCGACCTGTGCACCATCCCGACCAACCTGGCGGGCAACGCGGCCATGTCGCTGCCGTGCGGTCTCGCCCCGGAGGACAACCTCCCGGTCGGTCTTCAGATCATCGCCCCGGTCATGAAGGACGACCGCCTCTACAAGGTCGGCGCCGCCGTCGAGGCCGCCTTCGTGGAAAAGTGGGGCCACCCGCTGATCGAGGAGGCTCCGTCGCTGTGA
- a CDS encoding MMPL family transporter, which produces MAALARWCVQRRLVTVLLWLLAFAGVAAGAAVAGSAYSNDYQVPGTESGRATQLLHEGFPRLGGDSDTVVWHTSSGSVRAADVEQTMTRALERVENLPGVASVTSPYDGPGTGRVSEDGRTAYATVTFDDPAQDISKSEAQAVVDTAKSAETDGLQVELGGSAVGLTQSSGGHLAEVIGVVVAAVVLFLAFGSLAASLLPIATALVGVGTAYAGIVLLGHAMTVADFAPMLGMLIGLGVGIDYALFIVTRHRRGLKRGLSVTEAATNAVATTGRAVVFAGATVCIALLGMLILRLSFLNGVAFAASLTVILTVAASVTLLPALLSLIGMRALSRRERRRLAEHGPEPELPTGFAARWSAFVERHPKVLGVVALVVMAVLALPTFSLHLGTSDQGNDPKTSTTRQAYDLLAEGFGPGVNGPLTLVTKVDGADDKLALDNLDATLRSTEGVASVTPVTFGSGGDTAYLTVVPESSPQSKQTSDLVDRLRDQVLPRAEAGTSLDVQVGGMTAGYDDFADVIVAKLPVFVGVVIGLGCLLLLLAFRSIGIPLKAAAMNVAAVASAFGVVVAMFQWGWGSELLGLGSAGPIEPFLPVIMVSVLFGLSMDYQVFLVSRMYEEWLETGDNRRAVRVGLAETSRVINSAAVIMISVFLAFVLSGDRVIAMFGIALAAAVALDAFVLRTLLVPALMHLLGGANWWLPRWLDTRMPRISIEPPESRAAHERLAAATDAEVADVLAEEERQRDVRDIPG; this is translated from the coding sequence GTGGCAGCCCTCGCACGCTGGTGTGTCCAACGCCGTCTGGTCACCGTTCTGCTGTGGCTCCTCGCCTTCGCGGGGGTGGCCGCGGGGGCCGCCGTCGCCGGCTCCGCGTACTCGAACGACTACCAGGTCCCGGGCACCGAGTCGGGCCGCGCCACCCAGCTGCTGCACGAGGGCTTCCCGCGACTCGGCGGCGACAGCGACACCGTCGTCTGGCACACCAGCTCCGGCAGCGTCCGCGCCGCCGACGTCGAGCAGACGATGACCCGCGCCCTGGAACGCGTCGAGAACCTGCCCGGCGTGGCCTCCGTGACCAGCCCCTACGACGGGCCGGGCACGGGACGCGTCAGCGAGGACGGCCGTACGGCGTACGCCACGGTAACCTTCGACGACCCGGCGCAGGACATCAGCAAGAGCGAGGCGCAGGCCGTCGTCGACACCGCGAAGAGCGCGGAGACCGACGGGCTCCAGGTGGAGCTGGGCGGCAGCGCCGTCGGGCTCACCCAGTCCTCCGGCGGGCACCTCGCCGAGGTCATCGGCGTGGTGGTCGCAGCGGTCGTGCTGTTCCTCGCCTTCGGCTCGCTCGCCGCCTCACTGCTGCCCATCGCCACCGCCCTGGTCGGCGTCGGCACCGCCTACGCCGGGATCGTGCTGCTCGGGCACGCCATGACCGTCGCCGACTTCGCCCCCATGCTCGGCATGCTGATCGGGCTCGGCGTCGGCATCGACTACGCGCTGTTCATCGTCACCAGACACCGGCGCGGGCTGAAACGCGGGCTGTCCGTCACCGAGGCGGCCACCAACGCCGTCGCGACCACGGGACGGGCGGTCGTCTTCGCGGGTGCCACCGTTTGCATCGCCCTGCTGGGCATGTTGATCCTGCGGCTGAGCTTCCTCAACGGCGTCGCCTTCGCCGCCAGTCTGACCGTGATCCTCACCGTCGCGGCCTCCGTGACGCTGCTGCCCGCCCTGCTGTCCCTCATCGGCATGCGGGCGCTCAGCCGCCGCGAGCGCCGCCGCCTGGCGGAGCACGGGCCCGAACCCGAACTGCCCACGGGCTTCGCCGCCCGCTGGTCGGCATTCGTCGAGCGCCACCCCAAGGTGCTCGGCGTGGTCGCCCTGGTGGTCATGGCCGTCCTCGCGCTGCCCACGTTCTCCCTGCACCTGGGCACCTCCGACCAGGGCAACGACCCGAAGACATCCACCACCCGCCAGGCCTACGACCTCCTCGCCGAGGGCTTCGGCCCGGGCGTCAACGGCCCGCTCACCCTCGTCACGAAGGTCGACGGAGCGGACGACAAGCTCGCCCTGGACAACCTCGACGCCACGCTCCGGAGCACCGAGGGCGTCGCCTCGGTGACGCCGGTGACGTTCGGCTCCGGCGGCGACACCGCGTACCTCACCGTCGTACCGGAGTCCTCGCCGCAGTCGAAGCAGACCAGCGACCTCGTCGACCGGCTGCGCGACCAGGTGCTGCCCCGGGCGGAGGCGGGCACCTCGCTCGACGTGCAGGTCGGCGGCATGACGGCCGGCTACGACGACTTCGCCGACGTCATCGTCGCCAAGCTGCCGGTCTTCGTCGGGGTCGTGATCGGCCTGGGCTGTCTGCTGCTCCTGCTCGCCTTCCGCTCGATCGGCATCCCGCTGAAGGCCGCCGCGATGAACGTCGCCGCCGTGGCCTCCGCCTTCGGGGTGGTCGTCGCGATGTTCCAGTGGGGCTGGGGCAGCGAACTGCTCGGCCTCGGCAGCGCCGGTCCCATCGAGCCCTTCCTGCCCGTGATCATGGTGTCGGTGCTCTTCGGCCTGTCCATGGACTACCAGGTCTTCCTGGTGAGCCGGATGTACGAGGAGTGGCTGGAGACCGGCGACAACCGGCGTGCCGTCCGGGTCGGCCTCGCCGAGACCAGCCGCGTGATCAACTCGGCGGCGGTCATCATGATCTCCGTCTTCCTCGCCTTCGTGCTCAGCGGCGACCGCGTGATCGCCATGTTCGGCATCGCCCTGGCCGCCGCCGTCGCCCTGGACGCCTTCGTCCTGCGCACGCTCCTCGTGCCCGCCCTGATGCACCTGCTCGGCGGCGCCAACTGGTGGCTGCCCCGCTGGCTCGACACGCGCATGCCCCGCATCAGCATCGAACCGCCCGAGAGCCGTGCCGCCCATGAGAGGCTGGCCGCCGCGACGGACGCCGAGGTGGCGGACGTCCTGGCGGAGGAGGAGCGGCAGCGGGATGTACGCGATATCCCTGGGTGA
- a CDS encoding helix-turn-helix transcriptional regulator → MLGSVETRSVSPVFVGRAAELGLLDEVLAGAAAGDPQALLIGGEAGVGKTRLVEEFAVAARRRGAVVALGGCVEIGADGLPFAPFSTALRALRRELPGQLAAAAAGQEEELARLLPEIGTAAAREAARHDEDGMARLFELTARLLERVTAEHTVVLALEDLHWADASTRHLLSYLFRTLRTGRLVVLATYRSDDIHRRHPLRPLLAELDRLRTVRRLELARFNREEVCRQVAGILAQEPDPDQVDAIFERSDGNAFFVEELAVAAHEGCRTGLTDSLRDLLLVRVEGLPETAQQVARIVAEGGSTVEYRLLAAVARLAEDDLIEALRAAVNASILTPAPGGDGYRFRHSLVREAVSDDLLPGERSRLNRRYAEALETDPTLVPADQHATRLASYWYHAHDAAKALPAVLDAAVEARHRHAYAEQLRLLERAMELWDAAPEAVRRTLRPVDYAEVYPTCGGPETTALRHLDLLAEAAVAGRLCGERERALKITKRALRQLDEEDDPLRAAWFWIQRSRLVQRLARGDGWKEIATAQDLVRGLPPSEVHAEVLATVAHWSMLHQPGPEALTAAERAVEYARMVGADDIEANARLTLGGLMIDAGQIEAGLAHMHEVRDEVVARGLPAVVGRSHVNLPSALEGIGRSEEAVRVLHEGLRLTGRMGLRDAEGWVWGNLAESLISLGRWDEAAEAAVNAQRRGQTAAPYGSGANSLAFLALARGRVPEAARHLAESRASYGPHDPMPQHDLPIACLTIQVAVAEGRLADARAELARTLESGFPPGTQRYAWPLLLEAATAEADARALPTARDGREGALESIFEAVKRLTTNAPVWLAHERWVRAELHRAEFHGAGSRSAPDTWSEVVTAFEPLDRPYDLARVRYRLAESLLTDGGEADERDRATELLRLVHAAARHLGARPLADAATALARRARLPLTPATEPESAPADPAEALGLTSRERDVLRLVAAGHTNRRIAEELFISPKTASVHVSNILAKLGVSGRGEAAAVAHRLGLFPAESVTPGPAG, encoded by the coding sequence ATGCTCGGGTCCGTGGAGACCAGGTCCGTCAGCCCCGTGTTCGTCGGCCGCGCGGCCGAGTTGGGCTTGCTCGACGAAGTGCTCGCCGGTGCCGCCGCGGGCGACCCGCAGGCGTTGCTCATCGGCGGCGAGGCCGGAGTCGGCAAGACCCGCCTCGTCGAGGAGTTCGCCGTCGCGGCACGCAGGCGGGGCGCGGTCGTCGCGCTCGGCGGCTGCGTCGAGATCGGCGCCGACGGGCTGCCGTTCGCGCCGTTCTCCACCGCCCTGCGCGCCCTGCGCCGCGAGCTGCCCGGGCAACTCGCCGCCGCGGCCGCCGGACAGGAGGAGGAGCTGGCCCGGCTGCTCCCCGAGATCGGCACGGCCGCCGCACGCGAGGCGGCCCGGCACGACGAGGACGGCATGGCCCGCCTCTTCGAACTCACCGCTCGCCTGCTGGAGCGCGTCACCGCCGAGCACACCGTCGTCCTCGCCCTGGAGGACCTGCACTGGGCCGACGCCTCCACCCGGCACCTGCTCTCCTACCTCTTCCGCACCCTGCGCACCGGCCGCCTCGTCGTCCTCGCCACCTACCGCTCCGACGACATCCACCGCCGCCACCCGCTCCGGCCCCTGCTCGCCGAACTCGACCGGCTCCGCACCGTCCGCCGCCTCGAACTCGCCCGCTTCAACCGCGAGGAGGTGTGCCGCCAGGTCGCGGGCATCCTCGCCCAGGAACCCGACCCCGACCAGGTCGACGCGATCTTCGAACGCTCCGACGGCAACGCCTTCTTCGTCGAGGAACTCGCCGTCGCCGCCCACGAGGGCTGCCGCACGGGCCTGACCGACTCCCTGCGCGACCTGCTGCTCGTCCGGGTGGAAGGGCTGCCGGAGACCGCCCAGCAGGTCGCCCGGATCGTGGCCGAGGGCGGCTCCACCGTCGAGTACCGGCTGCTGGCCGCCGTCGCCCGGCTCGCCGAGGACGACCTCATCGAGGCGCTGCGGGCCGCCGTGAACGCCAGCATCCTCACCCCCGCGCCCGGCGGCGACGGCTACCGCTTCCGCCACTCCCTGGTCCGCGAGGCCGTCAGCGACGACCTGCTCCCCGGCGAGCGCTCCCGCCTCAACCGCCGCTACGCCGAAGCCCTGGAGACCGATCCGACCCTCGTCCCGGCCGACCAGCACGCGACGCGCCTGGCCAGCTACTGGTACCACGCCCACGACGCGGCCAAGGCCCTGCCCGCCGTGCTCGACGCCGCCGTCGAGGCCCGCCACCGCCACGCCTACGCCGAGCAACTGCGGCTGCTGGAACGGGCGATGGAACTGTGGGACGCCGCCCCCGAAGCCGTACGCCGGACCCTGCGCCCCGTCGACTACGCCGAGGTCTATCCGACCTGCGGCGGCCCGGAGACCACCGCGCTGCGCCACCTCGACCTGCTGGCCGAGGCGGCCGTCGCCGGACGGCTCTGCGGCGAGCGCGAACGCGCCCTGAAGATCACCAAGCGGGCGCTGCGCCAGCTGGACGAGGAAGACGACCCCCTGCGCGCCGCCTGGTTCTGGATCCAGCGCTCCCGGCTGGTGCAGCGGCTCGCCCGCGGCGACGGCTGGAAGGAGATCGCCACCGCGCAGGACCTGGTCCGCGGCCTGCCGCCGTCCGAGGTGCACGCCGAGGTGCTCGCCACGGTCGCCCACTGGTCGATGCTCCACCAGCCGGGCCCGGAGGCCCTGACGGCCGCCGAGCGGGCGGTGGAGTACGCGCGCATGGTGGGCGCCGACGACATCGAGGCCAACGCCCGGCTCACCCTCGGCGGACTCATGATCGACGCCGGGCAGATCGAGGCCGGGCTGGCCCACATGCACGAGGTCAGGGACGAGGTCGTCGCCCGGGGTCTCCCGGCGGTCGTGGGCCGCAGCCATGTGAACCTGCCCTCCGCCCTGGAAGGCATCGGGCGCTCCGAAGAGGCCGTGCGCGTCCTCCACGAGGGCCTGCGCCTCACCGGCAGGATGGGCCTGCGGGACGCCGAGGGCTGGGTCTGGGGCAACCTCGCCGAGTCGCTCATCTCCCTGGGCCGCTGGGACGAGGCGGCCGAGGCGGCCGTCAACGCCCAGCGGCGCGGGCAGACGGCCGCGCCGTACGGGTCGGGCGCCAACAGCCTGGCGTTCCTCGCCCTCGCCCGCGGCCGGGTGCCCGAGGCGGCTCGGCATCTCGCCGAGAGCCGCGCCTCCTACGGCCCCCACGACCCCATGCCGCAGCACGACCTGCCGATCGCCTGCCTCACCATCCAGGTCGCCGTCGCCGAGGGCCGCCTGGCCGACGCCCGTGCCGAACTGGCCCGCACCCTGGAGTCCGGTTTCCCGCCCGGCACCCAGCGCTACGCCTGGCCCCTGCTGCTCGAAGCCGCCACGGCCGAGGCCGACGCCCGGGCGCTGCCGACCGCGCGGGACGGCCGCGAAGGGGCCCTGGAGAGCATCTTCGAGGCCGTCAAACGCCTCACCACGAACGCCCCCGTCTGGCTCGCCCACGAGAGGTGGGTCCGCGCCGAACTCCACCGCGCCGAATTCCATGGCGCCGGAAGCCGGAGCGCCCCGGACACCTGGTCGGAGGTGGTCACGGCCTTCGAACCCCTGGACCGCCCCTACGACCTCGCCCGCGTCCGGTACCGACTGGCCGAGTCGCTGCTGACGGACGGCGGCGAGGCCGACGAGCGCGACCGGGCCACGGAACTGCTCCGCCTCGTCCATGCCGCGGCCCGCCACCTGGGGGCCCGGCCGCTCGCCGACGCCGCCACCGCGCTCGCCCGGCGCGCCCGCCTGCCGCTCACACCCGCCACGGAACCGGAGTCCGCCCCCGCGGACCCCGCCGAGGCGCTCGGCCTGACCAGCAGGGAGCGGGACGTGCTGCGCCTGGTCGCCGCCGGTCACACCAACCGCCGGATAGCCGAGGAACTTTTCATCTCCCCGAAGACCGCGAGCGTCCACGTCTCCAACATCCTGGCGAAGCTCGGCGTCTCCGGGCGCGGCGAGGCGGCGGCGGTGGCGCACCGGCTGGGGCTGTTCCCGGCCGAATCCGTCACGCCGGGCCCGGCAGGCTGA
- a CDS encoding GNAT family N-acetyltransferase, giving the protein MYAISLGDDGAELRPLEPWHAEEFFAHLERGRDFIGRFIGFGSQETDVESARALLQRYADMRAADTRSLHGLWLNGKLVGGVLFLNFDAASGNCEVGCWLEPAGTGRGLVTRAMRVLIDWAVEERGIHRIEWIAASGNQASLNVARRLGMTRDGVRREAHPYGGVRHDLEVWSVLAPEWRAARARAAHDDH; this is encoded by the coding sequence ATGTACGCGATATCCCTGGGTGACGACGGCGCCGAACTGCGCCCCCTGGAGCCCTGGCACGCGGAGGAGTTCTTCGCGCACCTGGAGCGGGGCAGGGACTTCATCGGGCGGTTCATCGGCTTCGGGTCACAGGAGACGGACGTGGAGTCCGCGCGGGCCCTGCTCCAGCGGTACGCCGACATGCGCGCCGCCGACACCCGCTCGCTGCACGGACTGTGGCTGAACGGCAAGCTCGTGGGCGGCGTGCTGTTCCTGAACTTCGACGCCGCGAGCGGCAACTGCGAGGTCGGCTGCTGGCTGGAGCCCGCCGGGACCGGGCGGGGACTGGTCACCCGGGCGATGCGCGTCCTCATCGACTGGGCGGTCGAAGAGCGCGGCATTCACCGGATCGAGTGGATCGCCGCTTCGGGCAATCAGGCGAGTCTGAACGTGGCGCGGCGCCTCGGCATGACCCGTGACGGTGTGCGGCGCGAGGCCCACCCCTATGGTGGCGTACGGCACGATCTCGAAGTCTGGTCGGTGCTGGCGCCCGAGTGGCGTGCCGCACGCGCGCGTGCCGCTCACGACGATCATTAA